In Novipirellula galeiformis, one DNA window encodes the following:
- a CDS encoding PP2C family protein-serine/threonine phosphatase encodes MLSTITETSLDFCIESDMRDPRLHPMPLGSVVSISRRCPGKIEPNDDSSMVIRTSSGAIVMAVADGVGGCPLGYKASAIAVHCIAEMVGASDPDADLRPAILDGIEKANTEILDLGVGAATTLSVVEIVEGRVRAYTVGDSMTMIVGQRGSLKWKSTSHSPVGYAIESGMLDEAAAMTHDDRHVVSNLVGSKTMHIEVGPSRQLAARDRVILASDGLFDNLHLSEVVAAMKSGKPIGCMQKLVQIASQRMSGNEEQLPGKPDDLTILLYAR; translated from the coding sequence ATGTTGTCAACCATCACTGAAACGTCTCTCGACTTTTGCATCGAAAGTGACATGCGTGATCCACGCTTGCATCCGATGCCGTTGGGGTCGGTGGTTTCAATTTCGCGGCGTTGTCCTGGGAAGATCGAACCCAACGACGACAGCTCGATGGTGATTCGAACCTCTAGCGGTGCGATCGTAATGGCGGTGGCTGATGGAGTTGGCGGTTGTCCGCTCGGCTACAAAGCGTCGGCGATCGCGGTGCACTGTATCGCGGAGATGGTCGGAGCCTCGGATCCCGATGCGGACCTGCGCCCTGCAATCCTGGACGGGATCGAAAAGGCCAACACCGAAATCTTGGATCTCGGCGTCGGTGCAGCGACCACGTTGTCGGTGGTCGAGATTGTCGAAGGTCGCGTTCGCGCGTACACCGTGGGCGATTCGATGACGATGATTGTGGGTCAACGTGGATCGCTGAAGTGGAAATCGACATCGCATTCGCCCGTCGGCTATGCCATCGAATCGGGCATGTTAGACGAGGCCGCCGCGATGACGCACGACGATCGCCATGTCGTCTCGAATTTGGTCGGATCAAAAACGATGCACATCGAAGTCGGGCCCTCACGCCAATTGGCGGCGCGCGACCGTGTGATCTTGGCCAGCGATGGTTTGTTCGACAACCTGCATCTCTCCGAAGTCGTCGCCGCGATGAAGAGCGGCAAGCCAATTGGATGCATGCAGAAACTGGTTCAAATCGCCAGCCAACGGATGAGCGGCAACGAGGAGCAGTTGCCTGGCAAACCGGACGATTTGACCATCTTGTTGTACGCACGCTAG